In Dehalogenimonas etheniformans, one genomic interval encodes:
- the serA gene encoding phosphoglycerate dehydrogenase: MKKVLVADALSATGVERLKAIAEVDVKTGLKPEELVAIVGNYDALLVRSQTQVTADVIKAGKKLQVIGRAGVGVDNIDIKAATEAGIIVVNAPTGNTISAAEHTMALMLSMARHIPRANSCLKGGVWERGKFLGTELRGKTLGIIGLGNIGSEVAKRARAFEMKVIGYDPFVSAERAKNMQIELASLERIYKEADFITLHVPLTAQTKNMVGAKELAMMKPTARIINAARGGLIDEDALVAAVNAKKLAGAAIDVFIKEPCTDNVCFAAENIVVTPHLGASTIEAQDLATSDVVDQVIDIFNGAPARYAVNAPFFAIEALPVINPFLKVANTVGKLLSQLAEGQMTAVNIKYSGEISGYDTRALKALVLGGILEQISEERVNMVNADIVAARRGMNITEQKESACDNYASVITVEAVTTEGSTTVAGTITRGETHVVRIDQYYLDIVPTGGYFLFADHRDRPGLIGAVGSITGKYDVNVSYMHLSRLKPRGQALMILALDEALPDAGMKQIRALEGVQTVKLVKI, translated from the coding sequence ATGAAGAAGGTTTTAGTTGCGGATGCGTTGTCGGCAACCGGTGTTGAACGCCTGAAGGCTATCGCCGAAGTCGATGTAAAAACCGGTCTCAAACCTGAAGAGCTGGTCGCTATCGTTGGGAACTACGACGCGTTGCTTGTGAGGTCTCAGACCCAGGTGACCGCTGACGTTATCAAAGCGGGCAAAAAGCTGCAAGTCATCGGCCGCGCCGGAGTTGGTGTTGATAATATCGACATAAAAGCCGCCACCGAGGCCGGAATCATTGTCGTTAACGCACCAACCGGGAACACTATTTCCGCCGCTGAGCATACCATGGCGCTTATGCTTTCCATGGCCCGTCACATCCCACGAGCAAACTCCTGCCTCAAGGGCGGAGTGTGGGAGCGTGGCAAATTCCTGGGCACCGAACTAAGAGGCAAGACCCTGGGCATCATCGGTCTGGGCAATATCGGCTCAGAGGTGGCTAAGCGAGCCCGGGCTTTTGAAATGAAAGTTATCGGATATGATCCATTCGTTTCAGCTGAACGGGCTAAGAACATGCAGATTGAACTGGCCTCCCTCGAACGAATTTACAAGGAAGCAGATTTCATTACGCTTCACGTGCCATTGACCGCCCAAACCAAGAATATGGTCGGCGCCAAAGAGTTGGCGATGATGAAACCGACTGCGCGGATCATTAACGCAGCCCGCGGCGGTCTTATCGATGAAGATGCATTAGTTGCCGCCGTTAATGCCAAGAAGCTGGCTGGAGCAGCAATCGACGTATTTATCAAAGAGCCCTGCACAGATAACGTGTGTTTTGCCGCTGAGAACATCGTCGTAACGCCGCATCTAGGCGCTTCAACTATCGAAGCTCAAGACCTGGCAACATCGGACGTTGTCGACCAGGTGATCGATATTTTCAATGGAGCTCCGGCACGTTACGCGGTTAATGCCCCATTCTTCGCGATCGAGGCGTTGCCTGTGATTAACCCATTCTTGAAGGTCGCCAATACCGTTGGCAAACTACTTTCTCAACTGGCCGAAGGACAAATGACAGCAGTCAATATCAAGTATTCAGGCGAGATTTCAGGTTACGACACCCGCGCACTTAAGGCACTGGTCCTCGGCGGCATCCTCGAGCAAATCTCCGAGGAACGAGTTAACATGGTCAACGCTGATATCGTCGCCGCCAGGCGCGGGATGAATATTACCGAGCAGAAAGAAAGCGCCTGCGACAACTACGCCAGCGTCATCACCGTCGAAGCCGTCACAACCGAAGGCAGCACAACCGTTGCAGGCACGATAACCAGGGGCGAAACGCATGTCGTCCGGATCGATCAATACTACCTGGATATCGTTCCCACCGGCGGCTACTTCCTGTTTGCCGACCATCGGGATCGGCCTGGTCTCATCGGCGCGGTCGGCAGCATCACCGGCAAATACGATGTCAACGTCAGCTATATGCACCTATCCCGGCTCAAACCGAGAGGACAAGCGCTGATGATTTTGGCCCTCGATGAAGCCTTGCCTGATGCGGGAATGAAGCAGATCCGGGCTCTTGAGGGCGTGCAAACTGTTAAGCTGGTAAAGATCTAA
- the gap gene encoding type I glyceraldehyde-3-phosphate dehydrogenase translates to MVTRIGINGFGRIGRLTFRAMKKYHPNELEVVAINDLADTPTNAHLLKHDTNYGAYPGTVEAGEGFITVDGRMVKAFSEKEPNKIQWRDYGVDIVIESTGRFSDRDKAALHLGGGAKKVIISTTSSNADLTVVMGVNQKMYKPSQHVVISNASCTTNCVTPMTKVIFDKFGIEKALINTVHAYTNDQSLLDIYHKDLRRARAAALNIIPTTTGAAKAVAQVIPELKGLIHGISLRVPVGSVSIADLTAIVKRKVTAEEVNAALEAAADGELKGIMSFCEEELVSSDFRGDPASCIIDAASTMVMDGNMVKILGWYDNEWGYSTRLGDLAAYIGAQGL, encoded by the coding sequence ATGGTCACCCGCATCGGCATCAATGGATTCGGACGTATCGGCCGCCTTACCTTCAGAGCCATGAAGAAGTACCATCCAAACGAACTTGAGGTTGTCGCAATCAATGACCTGGCCGACACCCCGACCAATGCCCATTTGCTGAAACATGACACAAACTATGGTGCCTACCCCGGGACGGTCGAAGCCGGTGAGGGGTTCATTACCGTTGATGGAAGAATGGTAAAAGCCTTCTCCGAAAAAGAACCGAACAAGATCCAATGGAGAGATTACGGGGTAGACATTGTCATCGAATCGACAGGCCGGTTTTCCGACAGGGACAAAGCAGCTCTGCACCTGGGCGGCGGCGCCAAAAAGGTCATCATCTCCACTACTTCTTCGAACGCCGATCTGACCGTGGTCATGGGCGTAAACCAGAAGATGTACAAGCCAAGCCAGCACGTCGTCATTTCCAATGCCTCATGCACCACCAACTGCGTAACGCCGATGACTAAGGTGATCTTCGATAAGTTCGGCATCGAAAAGGCACTTATCAACACAGTTCACGCTTACACAAATGACCAGAGCCTCCTGGACATCTATCACAAAGACCTCCGCCGGGCGCGCGCTGCAGCATTGAACATAATTCCAACAACGACTGGGGCCGCCAAGGCCGTGGCTCAAGTCATCCCTGAACTCAAAGGACTTATTCACGGCATTTCTCTCCGGGTCCCTGTTGGGAGCGTCTCCATTGCCGATCTGACCGCTATCGTCAAAAGAAAAGTTACCGCTGAGGAGGTCAATGCCGCATTAGAAGCTGCAGCTGACGGCGAACTCAAGGGCATCATGTCTTTTTGTGAGGAAGAACTGGTCAGTTCCGATTTCAGAGGCGATCCGGCCAGTTGCATTATCGATGCCGCATCCACCATGGTCATGGATGGCAATATGGTCAAAATCCTGGGTTGGTATGATAACGAATGGGGTTACTCTACACGTCTGGGGGATCTGGCGGCATATATCGGCGCCCAAGGATTGTAA
- the pth gene encoding aminoacyl-tRNA hydrolase has product MKLIVGLGNPGREYSGTRHNIGFAVLSELARKHGINFDKRCCHSRAGEGRIGEQLVVLAKPQTYMNLSGDAVAALARKYKIKPADILVVHDDLDLPLGKIRIRANGSAGGHNGLKSIIASIGSMDFGRLKIGIGRPETPDSDRSEVIDHVLSDFDSSDRKIAEETIDRSVEGIETIIALGLEGAMNRYN; this is encoded by the coding sequence GTGAAACTTATCGTCGGATTGGGGAATCCCGGCAGGGAGTATTCTGGCACTAGACATAATATCGGCTTCGCCGTTTTGAGTGAACTGGCACGAAAACACGGAATTAATTTTGATAAACGATGTTGTCACTCTCGTGCCGGTGAAGGGCGTATTGGTGAGCAACTGGTTGTTTTGGCCAAACCCCAAACTTATATGAATCTCTCTGGAGATGCAGTGGCGGCGCTGGCTCGCAAATACAAAATTAAACCCGCTGATATCCTGGTGGTCCACGACGACCTCGATTTGCCGCTGGGCAAGATACGAATTAGAGCAAATGGTAGTGCAGGGGGCCACAACGGTCTGAAATCGATAATCGCCTCGATCGGTTCGATGGATTTCGGCAGGCTCAAGATCGGTATCGGTAGACCCGAAACCCCGGATTCCGATCGTAGTGAAGTTATCGACCATGTTTTATCCGATTTCGACTCTTCGGATAGGAAGATAGCTGAAGAAACCATTGATCGATCCGTCGAAGGAATAGAGACCATTATCGCGCTGGGGCTTGAAGGCGCTATGAACCGGTACAATTAG
- a CDS encoding 2-hydroxyacyl-CoA dehydratase family protein, with translation MRKIGITTTVPVEVILASGAIPVDLNNLFVSDPDPALLIAAAEKAGFPLNTCAWIKGIYGVILKHGLEEVIGVTGGDCSNTLMLMEVLHNRGIKTIPFAYPGEPYQGQMKAEIELLAVKLGTTLDSAESVRHDLLPARALTSELDRLTWQDNRITGQENHYWLVSSSDFDQDINRFSRELSDVITKALKRDAYPADELRLGFVGVPPIYAAEFYPFIERCGGRVVFNEIQRQFSMPLKVKNLSEQYCKYTYPYDTAGRVSDIKCAIKERRLDGVIHYVQSFCHRGIGDIIIRSELAVPVLTIEGNADFKLSQHLKTRLEAFLDVLRFRRQS, from the coding sequence ATGAGAAAAATCGGCATAACCACCACCGTACCCGTCGAGGTCATCCTAGCCTCAGGCGCTATTCCGGTTGATCTTAACAACCTCTTTGTGAGCGATCCCGATCCGGCCTTGCTCATTGCCGCTGCTGAAAAGGCTGGATTCCCACTCAACACGTGTGCCTGGATCAAGGGAATCTACGGCGTGATCCTTAAACATGGGCTGGAAGAGGTGATCGGCGTTACCGGAGGCGATTGTTCAAACACGCTAATGTTGATGGAAGTGCTGCACAATCGTGGTATAAAAACAATACCGTTCGCTTATCCCGGAGAACCTTATCAAGGACAGATGAAAGCAGAGATCGAATTGCTTGCCGTTAAATTAGGAACTACTTTGGATTCTGCCGAATCAGTCAGGCATGACCTGCTGCCCGCAAGGGCCCTCACTTCCGAATTAGATCGGCTGACCTGGCAAGACAACAGAATCACCGGCCAAGAGAACCATTACTGGCTGGTGTCCTCGTCCGATTTCGATCAGGATATAAATCGTTTCTCGAGAGAGCTTTCAGATGTCATTACCAAGGCGTTGAAACGCGACGCTTATCCGGCTGACGAATTGCGATTGGGATTTGTTGGTGTGCCGCCGATCTACGCAGCAGAATTTTATCCTTTTATCGAACGATGTGGCGGCCGGGTGGTGTTCAATGAAATACAGAGGCAGTTTTCAATGCCCCTCAAGGTCAAAAACCTATCCGAGCAATATTGCAAGTATACCTATCCATACGATACCGCCGGAAGAGTGTCAGATATTAAATGCGCAATCAAAGAACGCAGGCTCGACGGCGTCATCCATTATGTGCAGTCATTCTGCCACCGTGGGATCGGCGACATCATTATTAGGTCTGAACTTGCCGTTCCAGTATTGACTATCGAAGGAAATGCAGATTTTAAGTTATCCCAGCACCTTAAAACAAGACTTGAAGCCTTCCTGGATGTATTGAGATTCCGGCGCCAATCCTGA
- a CDS encoding DUF1015 domain-containing protein: MADIRPFRALRYNTATETLSAVICPPYDVISPQREASLLAHDLHNFIRIEYAKTLPGDDESCNRYTRALAHLQEWLRDEVLKQDEKPAYYLHEHTYSYGGEKVVRRGLFARVRLEEWDKMVVRPHERTMAGPKKDRIKLIGTLEADTSPVFGLYQDDGGSVGSVLNQVSQWPEAIEFSGEPGEYHRLWVITDLEAVAAIQRAFIDKPVYIADGHHRYESSLAYRNERLALDPKLSADAAVNFVMMSLTDMADPGLLILPTHRLIKGLPKNLLYILPERLAEYFNVESLDSIGESWNKVKDLMKESSSRFFIYGLNGKEFLSLTVKDQTKVERFMPSGHTATYRGMDVSLVDHVVLEDILGMNPMDEERIAYDHDLDSTVARVNSGEFQFAFILKPVKPETIKDISDAKDRMPRKSTYFYPKLPSGIVVYRLRD; encoded by the coding sequence ATGGCTGATATCCGACCTTTTCGCGCCCTACGTTACAATACCGCTACTGAGACTCTGTCAGCGGTCATCTGCCCTCCTTACGATGTCATTAGTCCACAGCGGGAAGCGTCGCTTCTCGCTCATGATTTACACAATTTTATTCGGATAGAGTACGCCAAGACTCTTCCTGGAGACGACGAAAGCTGCAATCGTTATACTCGGGCGCTAGCTCATCTCCAAGAGTGGTTGCGCGATGAGGTGCTAAAACAGGATGAAAAACCTGCCTACTACCTCCACGAGCATACCTACTCATACGGCGGTGAAAAAGTGGTCCGGCGCGGGTTGTTTGCCAGGGTCAGGCTGGAAGAGTGGGACAAGATGGTCGTCCGTCCTCACGAGAGGACTATGGCAGGACCCAAGAAAGACAGGATTAAATTGATCGGCACCCTGGAGGCGGACACTAGCCCAGTATTCGGATTGTACCAGGATGACGGCGGGTCTGTCGGATCTGTATTGAATCAGGTTAGTCAATGGCCCGAAGCCATCGAATTTTCCGGCGAACCCGGAGAATATCATCGGCTGTGGGTCATCACCGACCTCGAGGCAGTCGCCGCCATACAGCGGGCTTTTATCGACAAGCCGGTGTATATCGCCGACGGTCATCACCGATATGAGAGTTCATTGGCATACCGCAACGAGCGACTCGCGCTCGATCCCAAGCTTTCTGCGGATGCCGCAGTCAATTTCGTGATGATGTCACTGACGGACATGGCCGATCCCGGACTGTTAATTCTGCCGACGCACCGGCTGATTAAGGGTTTGCCAAAAAACCTGCTTTACATATTGCCTGAAAGATTAGCGGAATATTTTAACGTCGAATCCCTCGACTCTATAGGTGAAAGCTGGAACAAAGTTAAAGACCTGATGAAAGAAAGCAGCTCACGATTCTTCATTTACGGATTGAACGGCAAAGAATTTCTCAGCCTTACCGTGAAGGATCAGACAAAAGTCGAGCGCTTTATGCCATCGGGTCACACAGCGACTTATCGCGGCATGGATGTCAGCTTGGTAGACCATGTTGTCCTGGAGGATATCCTGGGCATGAATCCGATGGACGAAGAGCGCATCGCCTACGACCATGATCTGGATTCGACTGTTGCCAGGGTCAATTCCGGGGAATTTCAATTCGCTTTTATTTTGAAACCGGTAAAGCCGGAAACGATAAAAGACATCTCAGACGCCAAAGATCGAATGCCACGGAAGAGCACGTACTTCTATCCCAAGCTGCCGTCCGGGATTGTGGTGTACCGCCTGCGGGATTAA
- a CDS encoding nitroreductase family protein, which produces MEFTDVIKKRYSVRSYRSDPVPDEVLSQVLEAAVVAPTAANRQPFRILVIHTEDRELELRQIYPSKWFTQAPLLVCVCGITKNAWKRSDGKNYADIDAAIVMDHIILAATNAGLGTCWVAAFDVEAARRILNIPDEWEPIAFTPLGYAEGYARDKTRRPLSDLVVHDRKPR; this is translated from the coding sequence ATGGAGTTTACCGACGTCATCAAAAAACGCTACAGCGTAAGGTCATACCGCTCGGACCCGGTTCCTGATGAGGTGTTGTCTCAAGTGCTCGAAGCCGCCGTTGTCGCCCCAACGGCAGCTAACCGGCAACCATTCCGCATTCTGGTGATCCATACCGAGGATCGCGAATTGGAACTCCGGCAGATCTACCCGAGCAAATGGTTCACCCAGGCTCCCTTGTTGGTTTGTGTTTGCGGCATCACGAAAAATGCCTGGAAAAGGAGCGACGGTAAAAATTACGCCGATATCGACGCTGCTATCGTCATGGATCACATCATTCTGGCAGCGACTAACGCCGGTCTGGGAACCTGCTGGGTGGCTGCTTTCGACGTTGAGGCAGCCCGACGCATTCTTAATATCCCTGACGAGTGGGAACCCATCGCCTTCACACCTTTGGGTTATGCTGAAGGCTACGCTAGGGACAAGACACGGAGACCATTATCCGATCTGGTAGTCCACGATCGTAAACCCAGATAA
- the ligA gene encoding NAD-dependent DNA ligase LigA, producing the protein MTDLLKAQARVQELRREIEHHNYQYYVLDAPEISDEEYDALLRELQKLETEFPSLVTPASPTQRVGAEPLKAFGVVRHRRPLLSLGNAFTKDELRDWVQRVTKLLPGEKLEFVCEHKMDGLAVALTYENGQFSVGATRGDGEEGENVTQNLRTIHSIPLKVRDDAPQSFEVRGEVFLPRSGFEKMNKEREKEGLPLFANPRNAAAGSLRQLDPSVTAKRPLDAFLYQLGWVEDRWMPETHWDALQLIKKWGFKLNPNNRRCADITEIEKYYNEWYAKRDGLPYEADGIVVKLNSIDQQKRLGSVAREPRWAIAFKFPAHRATTQLKDIGISVGRTGTLNPYAVLEPVYVGGVVIRQATLHNEDNIRRKDIRLGDTVIVQRAGDVIPQIVGPVLEKRKNTPPAFSIEEKLKGKDGKAHCPVCGSEIYHPQGEVMYYCPNAACPAQIQESLEHFTSRPAMDIRGIGEKLSAAFLVEGLVKNVADLYDLKTEQLASREGMGEKSANNIISAIEKSKTRPLPNVFFALGIRHIGEENAALLVKQFGSLKALSEATRTQLDAIPGIGEKIVDSIVAYFQNKTNEKVVERLLTVLKTPQVETEKKAGPLKCEEYVITGTLKSMSREQAWEKIRTAGGTTKPDITKNTKYLVVGEDAGSKLEKAKARGIKSITEEELLKMINPPASGQPRLL; encoded by the coding sequence ATGACTGACCTTCTGAAAGCCCAGGCGCGGGTGCAAGAACTACGCCGTGAGATAGAACACCACAACTATCAATACTATGTATTAGACGCTCCCGAAATTTCCGATGAAGAGTACGATGCCCTGCTTCGTGAACTTCAAAAGCTGGAGACCGAATTTCCCTCTCTGGTGACGCCTGCTTCGCCAACCCAACGTGTTGGCGCCGAACCCTTGAAAGCCTTTGGAGTGGTCAGGCATCGTCGCCCGCTCCTTTCTCTAGGTAATGCATTTACCAAAGACGAACTTCGTGATTGGGTACAAAGGGTTACAAAACTATTGCCCGGCGAGAAATTGGAATTCGTCTGCGAGCATAAGATGGATGGATTAGCCGTAGCTCTGACCTACGAAAACGGCCAGTTCTCTGTCGGTGCGACCAGGGGTGACGGTGAGGAAGGCGAGAATGTCACCCAGAATCTGAGAACTATTCACAGCATACCGCTCAAAGTCCGCGATGACGCTCCCCAATCATTCGAAGTGCGTGGAGAGGTATTTTTGCCTAGATCTGGATTCGAGAAGATGAACAAGGAGCGAGAAAAAGAAGGCTTGCCTCTTTTCGCCAATCCGCGAAATGCCGCTGCTGGTTCGCTGCGACAGTTAGATCCTTCTGTGACCGCCAAAAGGCCACTCGATGCCTTCTTGTATCAGCTTGGCTGGGTTGAAGACAGGTGGATGCCCGAGACTCATTGGGACGCCCTTCAGCTTATTAAAAAATGGGGATTCAAGTTGAATCCGAACAATCGGCGTTGCGCCGATATTACCGAAATCGAAAAATATTACAATGAATGGTACGCCAAACGGGATGGCTTGCCTTATGAAGCCGATGGCATAGTCGTTAAACTAAATTCGATTGACCAACAGAAGCGGTTGGGTTCAGTGGCGCGCGAGCCGCGGTGGGCTATCGCTTTTAAATTTCCTGCCCACCGGGCGACAACCCAGCTTAAAGACATCGGTATAAGCGTCGGTCGTACCGGTACGCTTAATCCTTACGCCGTACTTGAGCCTGTCTACGTTGGCGGCGTGGTCATTCGACAGGCTACGCTGCACAATGAGGACAATATCCGCCGTAAGGATATTCGCCTCGGCGACACAGTGATTGTGCAAAGAGCTGGAGATGTAATTCCTCAAATCGTTGGGCCGGTGCTTGAAAAACGTAAAAACACCCCCCCGGCATTTAGCATAGAAGAAAAACTTAAGGGCAAAGACGGTAAAGCCCATTGCCCTGTATGCGGTTCTGAAATCTATCACCCGCAGGGCGAAGTCATGTACTATTGTCCCAATGCGGCATGTCCGGCACAAATCCAGGAGAGCCTCGAACATTTCACTTCGCGCCCGGCGATGGACATCCGGGGCATCGGCGAAAAACTATCCGCAGCCTTCCTTGTAGAAGGTTTGGTCAAGAATGTTGCCGATTTATACGATCTAAAAACAGAACAACTAGCATCGCGCGAAGGCATGGGGGAGAAAAGCGCCAACAATATCATCTCTGCCATTGAAAAGTCCAAAACTCGCCCTCTGCCTAACGTGTTCTTTGCTCTTGGGATACGGCATATTGGCGAAGAAAATGCCGCCTTGCTGGTCAAACAGTTCGGAAGCCTTAAAGCCTTGTCAGAAGCGACACGGACTCAGCTGGATGCCATTCCCGGTATTGGCGAAAAAATAGTTGACAGCATTGTGGCGTATTTCCAGAACAAAACCAATGAAAAAGTTGTTGAACGACTTCTGACTGTTCTAAAAACTCCACAAGTGGAGACCGAGAAAAAGGCCGGGCCGCTTAAGTGTGAGGAGTACGTAATCACTGGAACCCTGAAATCCATGAGCCGTGAACAGGCTTGGGAGAAAATACGTACAGCCGGAGGAACAACCAAACCAGATATCACCAAAAATACAAAATACCTCGTTGTTGGTGAAGACGCCGGTTCCAAGCTGGAAAAGGCTAAGGCTAGGGGAATAAAGTCGATTACCGAGGAAGAATTATTGAAGATGATCAATCCTCCCGCTTCAGGCCAACCGAGGCTGCTTTAG
- the eno gene encoding phosphopyruvate hydratase, which yields MLKITGIKGHEILDSRGNPTVAATVVLSDGTTAWAAVPSGASTGTHEAVELRDKDPKRYNGNGVLQAVKNVDTKIATALIGKDVTAQKELDETMIILDGTENKGQLGANAILVVSLAAARAAANSKNVPLFRYLDPDGRYTLPVPLLNILNGGRHATNSTDLQEFMIAPAGAPTFSDALQMGSEIYHALKSLLKKQGYGTNVGDEGGFAPSLKSNVEAVEFIVKAIEKAGYVPGKDCFIALDPAASELYKDGVYVLEREGKTFSSEEFIDFYAKWVTDYPVISIEDGLFEDDWKGWKLLNQKLGSKVQLVGDDLYVTNIKRLEKGICEKSSNSILIKLNQIGTLTETVAAIEMAHDNGWTAIASHRSGETEDTTIADLSVALATGQIKTGAPCRGERTCKYNRLLAIEAELGVAAKYAGMAAFKQR from the coding sequence ATGCTAAAGATCACAGGTATTAAGGGTCATGAAATCCTAGACTCACGTGGCAATCCTACGGTCGCCGCCACTGTAGTCCTTTCAGATGGCACAACTGCCTGGGCGGCGGTACCCTCCGGAGCCAGCACCGGTACACACGAGGCTGTCGAACTGCGGGATAAAGACCCGAAACGCTACAACGGCAATGGTGTCCTCCAAGCCGTTAAGAATGTCGATACCAAGATCGCCACGGCGCTTATCGGGAAAGATGTAACGGCCCAAAAAGAGTTGGACGAGACGATGATCATCCTGGACGGGACAGAGAATAAGGGCCAACTAGGCGCCAATGCCATTCTTGTGGTCTCGCTCGCGGCAGCCAGGGCGGCCGCCAACTCCAAGAATGTCCCGTTATTCAGGTATCTTGATCCTGACGGCAGATACACTTTGCCAGTCCCTCTTTTGAATATCTTGAACGGCGGGCGGCACGCTACCAATTCGACCGATTTGCAGGAGTTCATGATTGCTCCTGCCGGGGCTCCGACGTTTTCTGATGCTTTACAGATGGGCTCCGAAATTTATCACGCTTTGAAAAGTTTACTTAAGAAACAGGGCTACGGAACCAATGTTGGGGATGAGGGTGGCTTCGCGCCTTCACTCAAGTCCAATGTAGAGGCCGTTGAATTTATAGTGAAAGCCATTGAAAAGGCTGGATACGTTCCGGGTAAAGATTGCTTCATCGCCCTAGACCCTGCGGCATCGGAATTGTATAAAGACGGAGTTTACGTTCTCGAACGCGAGGGCAAAACCTTTTCATCAGAAGAGTTTATCGATTTCTATGCCAAATGGGTGACCGACTACCCGGTCATCAGCATCGAGGACGGCCTGTTCGAAGATGATTGGAAAGGTTGGAAGCTGCTCAACCAAAAGCTTGGCAGCAAAGTGCAACTAGTTGGCGATGACCTTTACGTCACCAATATCAAGCGACTGGAAAAAGGCATCTGTGAAAAGTCATCTAATTCCATTTTGATCAAGCTTAATCAGATCGGCACCTTGACCGAAACGGTGGCTGCTATCGAGATGGCGCATGATAACGGATGGACGGCAATTGCCAGTCATCGTTCCGGTGAAACTGAAGATACGACCATCGCAGATTTGTCAGTAGCTCTTGCGACCGGACAAATAAAGACCGGAGCCCCGTGCCGCGGTGAACGGACCTGCAAATACAACCGGTTGCTTGCTATCGAAGCTGAATTGGGTGTCGCCGCAAAATACGCTGGGATGGCGGCTTTCAAACAAAGGTAA
- the pdxT gene encoding pyridoxal 5'-phosphate synthase glutaminase subunit PdxT, whose amino-acid sequence MKIGVLAMQGAFAEHIAILNSLGVEAVEVRRVDQFDELAGLIIPGGESTTMLKLGDIYNINEQIKSSASKGMPIWGTCAGAILLAAEVTNTGPNMPVGLGLMRMTVRRNAFGRQVDSFEVKLPVEGLGCEPFPAVFIRAPLIENVLPPAEVMARLGNGTIVAVRQGNMLATSFHPELSLDARFHRYFIGVAETYLAQKPN is encoded by the coding sequence ATGAAAATTGGCGTCCTGGCGATGCAAGGTGCCTTCGCTGAACACATTGCGATACTGAACAGCCTGGGTGTCGAAGCTGTTGAAGTGAGGCGTGTTGATCAGTTCGATGAGTTAGCCGGGCTAATAATCCCCGGTGGCGAAAGCACTACCATGCTCAAACTCGGTGATATCTACAACATTAACGAACAGATAAAGAGCTCTGCTTCCAAAGGAATGCCGATATGGGGTACGTGCGCGGGAGCAATCCTTCTTGCAGCAGAGGTCACTAACACCGGACCGAACATGCCTGTAGGCCTCGGGCTAATGCGAATGACCGTCAGAAGGAACGCCTTCGGCAGGCAGGTAGACAGCTTTGAGGTCAAGCTCCCGGTAGAGGGATTAGGCTGCGAACCCTTTCCGGCGGTGTTCATCCGGGCGCCACTAATCGAAAATGTTTTGCCGCCGGCTGAGGTCATGGCTCGTCTTGGTAATGGCACGATTGTGGCAGTGCGGCAAGGGAATATGCTCGCCACGAGTTTCCACCCCGAACTGTCTCTCGACGCCAGGTTCCATCGCTATTTTATCGGCGTCGCCGAAACCTACCTGGCTCAAAAGCCCAATTAA